The window CATATCGGCCCGAAGCCCGACACAGGGCCCGCTTTTGTCGCGCCCCAGAGTTGCCACGATCCCGGTACCGGCCACATCGGTGCGTACTTCCATGCCACCTATAGCACCAAGCCTGGTGGCAATGCGGGCTGCGGTTTCATGTTCTTCGAATGCGGGCTCAGGGTGCTTATGCAGCTCTCTTCTGAACTCCCGGATTGCTGGAGTAATATCTTCTATCAAACGTCTGACATCTGTCATTGATCTTCTCATAAGTAGTCTGATTTTTTTGGCAAATTGTCTACGGTTGCATCAACTCTTTCACGCCCTGCTCCAGCCCTTCCAGCGAAAGCTCATACATGGGGAAAATATTTTTAATCACCTTGATTGTGTGCGTATACGGCCAGTGACTTTCAGGGATCGGGTTGAACCAGATCGCGTGGTTGAAGAGCTCGGTCATATATTTCAGCCCTTCCACACTGGGTTTACCGCTGCGCTCAAAGGCATAGATAGAACCATCCTGGGACATAAGCTCATAAGGCGCCATGGAGGCGTCGCCAACTACAATCAGGCGGGTATCAGGGTCCAGCGAAACCATACTGTCGATGGAAACCGGCTCTTTTCTCCGAGCGGGGTCCTTCCAGAGGCAGTCGTAGATAGTGTTATGAAAATAATACGTCTTCAGTTCCTTGAACTGAGCCCGCGCGTAGGAGAAAAGCGTCTGTACAATCTCAACATGGGGCTCCATGGACCAGCCACCATTATCAATGGCCAGAATAATTTTTAACCGATCAACCACTCTTCGGTCAAAGATCATCTCGATCTCTCCGCCATTTTTTACCGTTCTATAGATGGTTTCCTCTACGTTGAGCCGGTCCTTCGCTCCCTGGGGAACCAGATGCCGCAAACGCTTCAGCGCTTCACCGATCGTGTGCCTGGTGAGTGGACCATCAGTTGCGTAATCACGGTACCTGCGTTCGCCGGCCACCTTGACAGCCGACTTATTGCCCGATGTGCCACCCACCCGTAAACCTCCAGGGTGATAGCCCGAGTGACCGACCGGCGAGGTGCCGCCGGTGCCGATCCATTTCGAGCCACCATCGTGCCGCCCTTCCTGATCACGCAGTCGCTCCTTGAAATATTCAAGCAGTTCATCCTGGCTCATACTACTCAGCTTTTTCTCATCGAGCCCGAGTGATTGAGCCAATTCCTTCGGATTTTGCAGCCACTCCTGCAACAAACCCGAAGCCAGCAACTCAAACTCATCCTCTTCCGGCGTTTTCAGTTCAACCCCTGAAAAGGTGTAGGCAAAAACCCGGTCATAGAGATCAAAATACTTTTCGCTTTTCACCAAAATGGTGCGGGCGGCTGTATAAAAGTCTTCCACCGAATTCACCAGGCCACTGTGCATGGCGCGATGAAACAGCAGAAAGGCGGTGGGGCTGACTGGGATGCCAACCTCCCGCAAGGTATAGAAGAATTGGATAAACACCGTGTTCTCCCTTACTGTTCTTGACCGTACAAACTTAACGGAAAAATCGCTTCTTCATCACCATGTTGGCCGAGCGCTCATAGTCACCGCTCTTTTTAAAAAGCACTCCCAGATAGGGAATCTCCTTGGTCAACCTATCGCCCTGGGCAAAATCAGGGTCAGCCTGCAAGGCTCGAATCCAGTTGATCAACTCCCTGGTGGCAGGCTTTTTCTCTACCCCGTCGATTTCACGCAGATCATAAAAGGTCTGAATGGCATTATCGGCCAGCTTCCTGTTCAAATCCGGGAAATGGGCGCGAAGAATTTTCCTCATCATTTTCGGTTCCGGGAAAGCGATATGATGAAAATTACAACGCCCGAGAAAAGGGTCGGAAAGATCCTTTTTGGCATTTGAAGTGATGATGACCACAGGCCGGTGTCGTGCCTGGACCACCTCATCCGTCTCCATGATATCAAACTGCATCTGGTCGAGCACATCGAGCATATCATCCTGAAACTCCGTCTCAGCCTTGTCGACTTCATCAATCAGCAGTACACAGCGAGAGTCAACCGTGAAAGCCTGCCCGATCTTGCCCATCTTTATATAGTCTGAGATGTTACTGACATTACGGCTGGAGTCACCGAAGCGGCTGTCATTGAGTCGAGTCAGGGTATCATATTGATACAGCGCCTCGATCAGTTTCATGCTCGATTTGACATTCAAAATAATCAATTCCATCTCAAGGGATGCCGCAATTGCATGAGCCAACATGGTCTTGCCGGTACCCGGTTCGCCTTTCAACAATAACGGCATCTCCAGGGCCATTGAAATATTAACAATCTTTGCAAGCTCTTCATCCAGGACATAATTGGCGGCACCACTGAAACGATTCACATTCATTGTTTGCCTCTTAAAATAATTCCGGGGATTTTCTTCTATTGCTGTCTCCGCTTTCCTCACCTGCCCAACTCATCAACATTGCACCAATTTGTCAACTACTATTTTACGTAAACGGAAGCCGCCTACCCCGAAAAACGTTCTCTTTTCAATTTCCTCCAGAATAGTGGCTTAATCTCCGTACAACGCTGCGTATTGCAACCTCAGCATGAGAAAACTTCAACTCAGCAATACAAACATTCACCCAGGGGAGCCCGAAACAAATGTCTGACATGTTACAACCCTATTTATTTCTCCCTGTGTTATACAATTTTAAGATACGAGCACTGGGTAACCGGGTCAGATTCAGTGAATTGCTGGCGAGCTTTTTATGACGGTTTTTTCCCTCTATCAACGTAATGCTCCACACGCCCATGGACAAGGTTATGGATATGAGACCTCTCTCAGATGAAAGCAAGGAGGCATTCACTACGCGCTCCGGAGATTACTCAATTTTTCTGGATATCATGGAAAACTAGAAAAGAGGCCAGGATCAGTTTCTCACCTCCCTGTTTCAGGCAATCGGAATCGATCAGGAGATCGTGCCGGACCTCTACACCAATGCCGTGCACTACGCAGATGAGCTAACCAACCGCTCAACTATACATTTCTCATTCCATATCAGGAAATCACAGGCTCTACCCTCACGACAACTCACGAAGTACAACTGCATTTCAGATACTTAAAAAGCCGAACACCTTTACATAACCCTCCTTCGATGACCACGACTTTTGTGCCAAAAGATTTACCTGGAAAAAACAGCACCCCTTTACCCCTGACTCTTGATTTATCCATTACAGCATGCTATTGTCGTTTGTCTCTGTGACCGGGGCTTATCGGTTGCAGAGACCCGGTCGGGACGTGGCTCAGTCTGGTAGAGCACAGCGTTCGGGACGCTGGGGTCGGAGGTTCGAATCCTCTCGTCCCGACCATGTTATCGCACATTTCAGCCCGTTGAGTTTTTCTCAACGGGCTTTTTTTTATTTGCTTATACTCTCTCTGAAACTCAGCAGGAACTGATCGGGCGTGAGGTGCCAGGCGCAACAGTTAAAATACCTGATGTCCACACGAACAGATTTGCAAACAATTGGCAGAGACCTCCATCGCCGAAAGCGGTACTTATTCATAATAAGTGAGTAGACAAGCCTGAATACACTTGCATCCAGATATCGATTTGCCTAGGATGATAACAATCAATAGCATTCCAAAATCATAGACCCTGGCCAGTCCCCGACCGGATCGCCGAACTCCACATCAGCTATGGAAAAAACATGAAAATATACCCACTCATAGGATTTGATGATATTCAATTTGGTTATACCAGGACTCAAGTACAAGACATTTTGGGCGATCCATCATTTTCTGAAATTATAGAATTTCCTGATGGAGGTTCTACCGATAGCTGGATTTACGAGGATTCAGGAATAGAGCTTAACTTTGATTCTGAAGAAAAGTTCAGATTAACAAGAATAACCTTTTCGTCAGAAAATGCTCAATTCGAGGGTGTCTGCGTCATAGGCAAAAGCGAAAAAGAATTATTGCAGAAGTTCCCTCAATTATTCTTGGACGAGTCTGCTGATGAATTCGGAAAGAGCTATGAGTATCCCGAGAAAGAGGCATCATTCTGGTTTGTGGATGGGAAAGTGGCAAATTTCACCTTATTTGTTCCATTTGATGATTCCGGTAAAAATATAATTTGGCCCAAATGAAATCAAGGCCCAGCTTATCTTCCGGTCAACACTGACCGGAAGATTTCCCGAACTGAGCTTCAATCAAGCTTTTATTGATTCCTTCTGGTGAAGAACCCGTATCTATCCTGCCCGGGACGATAGCCTCCCCACGTACTTACTCCCTAAAATTTAGCGCGAGGATGTGAGTACAAACCCTATTCCATTGTTCAGTATCCACCGACCGCCTTTCTATCAGACTGAGGCAGTAACGTTCCGTGAAAATTTCAAGCAATTACTGGTTCTCCTCTATTAACCATTGCCTACTGCATGCTGAAAAGCTAAGTTAAGCGCCGAAAGCATAAGCAACTGCAAATCGTTGCTGTAAATAAGATTGCATTCCGCTGCTTTTTTTCAGCAAGCAAATCAGGTATGAATCAGAGGATTGAATGAACTTTCCGTCAATTTCGCTCAAACATGTGCTGGTATCCTTCGGCTGTCTCTTTGTTGCTGCCGTTATCTTTGTCTCTATTCTTGGCGAAAACAATAATGGCGTCAACGCCACCAGAATATTTCTTACCGCAGTAAAGGATCGAGATCATAACGAGATGCAACGCTCCTACTCCAAAACTGCGAAGAGTTTTACCAGTCAAGAGGAATCCACCCGCTATCATTTTATGGTCGAACTTGCCATGCTGGACCACTTCGAATTGCTCGACGCTGATGATTACCGGATGGATATTGATGCCGAATCACTGTGGTTCCCTTTTATCAGCGACCGCCATCTGCAGATGAATGTGCGATTTACTCCGATGGATGGAGGAAGTCTCTTGCACAGCAGCAATCAACTCCCGTATATCGAACGGGCAGTTACTGCAATCCGTGAGGATGGCCGCTGGAAGATCGAAGGCTTTAACCTGAAGGATTCTGATCTGAAGCGCTACTACCAGGAAACTGTTGCCAAGGTTGAATACCACAAGTTTATCGCCATGGCCAATGATGTAATTACTCTCAATACCCAGGCAATCGACATGAAACAGATGAGCGGACTTGATCGCAAAGTCTTTATACACAGTCTGGAAAATGCAATTGCAAGTACCAGGGCAAGCGCTGGAACTGCAGCCACTATGGCTGCGGAACAGTAACTGCTACCTTTATTGGTAATTCCAGCCACAGTATGACAGAAAAGGTTTTTCAGCCATACTGTGGTCGGTCCCGGTCGGGAAGAACAGCAGGCCCAACCAAGGCCTATGTCAAGTAACTTCACTAAATCTGAAACATATGGACGTAACCATTGTCGATATCTCCAGGCTGGCAGGAGTGAGCCTGGCCACGGTGTCACGGGTGATTAACACCCCTGAAAAAGTCTCCCCTGGCACACGGCAAAAAGTGTTGAAGATAATGGAGGAGCATAATTACATCTATAATTCTCTGGCGGGAGGGCTGGCAAACAAGAATACCCGTACTTTGGGGATCATAATTCCGACCATTACCAATCCGGTCTTTGCTTTGGCAACAAACGGCTTCCAAAAAGCCGCTGTGAGCAAAGGATACTCGGTATTACTCGGCAGCACTGAATATTCAGCAGCCCAGGAATACCATTTAATACAACTTTTCATTGGAAAACAAGTTGATGGCATAGTTTTCACTGGAAGACCAATGCATAGTCAATCCATCGAGTACCTGAGACAGAGAAACATCCCCCTCATCATTACCTGGGAAAAAATTACAGACGAAGAGATATCTTATGTGACTTTCGATAATGCCCTTGCTGCCAGAAAAGCTGTTGACCACCTTATCGCTTTGGGACATCGGCGTATTGCATTTATTTCCGGAAAATTTGAGGCAAGTGGCAGGTCAGAAAGACGCTGGAAGGGTTATAAGGAAAGTCTGCAGCAGGCCCATATTGCCTATGATGATGATCTGGTTGTACTGACAGAATTTACCGTAATGGCCGGAAAAACTGCCGCGACCCAGCTCCTTCAGCTCGATATGCCACCAACTGCCATTTTCTGCACCACCGACCTGCTGGCCTATGGTGCCATGGCCTCGGTCCAGGATAAGGGCAAAAAAGTCGGTCCGGAGGTCAGCATAATCGGATTTGACGACCTCGAAATGTCAGGTGTGATGAACCCACCGTTGAGCTCCATCAGGATACCGGCCTTACAGATGGGGGAGATTGCCGCCAAGACACTGATCGACAATATCTCCGATAAAACCAAAAGTGCTGTAAAACACATCCTGGATTCAAAGCTGATTGTCAGAAAATCAGTCGCACCTCCATGCGGATAATCTGCAAAAAAGAAGGCCCGATCCCTCAAAAGGAACAGCCTTAAGATGCAGAACGGTCAATCAACTACCGCATACCTGTAATATTCAGGATTTATCCCTAGTTTCTTGAGGCGGTATACCAGCGTCGACCGAGGCATATCGAGCAGGTTCGCAGCACCTTTTTTGCCACCGACCATGCCCTTCGTAACTTTCAGCACTCTGATTATATTTTCCTTTTCCGCCTGATCTCTGGTTACCAGTTGCGTCGACCGGGCAGGTGCACTGGTACTCATCAGAAACATTCGCTCGATATCGTGGGCACTGACACGCTTGCCGGGCTGGAGGATGATGAGGCGCTTGACCATATTCTTCAGCTCCCTGATATTGCCCGGCCAGGAGTACCCGCTGAGCAGGGCGAAAACCTCGTCAGTAAAAACCGGTGGAGCCTTATGCATTCGCTCAGCTTCACTGGCGGTAATACTTTTCAACAGAATCGGTATGTCTTCAGCTCTTTCGCGTAACGCAGGCACTTTAATGGTCAAGGTATCAAGGCGGTAAAACAGATCTTGTCGGAACTCGCCATCCTGCACACACTGAAAGAGATCCTTATTGGTTGCCGCTACGATCCTGGCATCCACCGGTGTTGAAGAACTCTCCCCTACCCTTTCGAATCTTTTTTCCTGTAGAACCTGCAGTAACTTTGCCTGCAAGCCCAGAGGCAACTCCCCAATCTCATCCAGAAATATTGTGCCCTTGTCTGCAAGTTCAAAGCGACCCAACCTCTGTTTGTCCGCTCCGGTGAACGAGCCTTTGACATGACCAAACAACTCGCTTTCAAATAGTGAAGTAGTCAGTCCGGGACAATTGGTTTTAACGAGAAGATGATTTTTTCGATGACTTTTTTCATGGATGAGACGTGCCAGGAAATCCTTACCGGTACCAGTCTCACCTGTAAGTAAGATCGTTTCATCAGTATTTGCAACTTGTTCTATTGTCTCAACAACCTCTTTCATTCGCTGGGAACCGTAGTAAAAGCCGTCGACCTGATAATCGTGGCTGTGAGTCAACAGATATTCCTTTTCTTTCTGCAGATGCTGATTGGTCTGCCTAAGCGCCGTATAAGCCAGCATATTGTCCACCGCAATGGCAATCTGCCTGGACAAGGCATCAAGTAACTCGGTCAATTCCGTAAACGCAGGTGGCTTCTCCATATAGCTGAAATGGAGTGTGCCGAGAATTTTTTCCCTGACAATTAACGGATAAGCAAGAGTAGTCCTGAGGCCCGCCTCTACCAGGTAACGGATTGAGCTGATATCTGAATATTGGGTCAAGTCGTCAAAAATTGCCGGTTGACCGGACGAGATAACAATTCGTGCTATCGCGCTCTGGTCGAGCGATCGCGCTCGATCATTAACATGACCACCGGGTTGAACTCCCACCGCACTGGCAAAATATTCAATGGCCTTTTTGTCATGATCGTAGACATTAATGGACAGACGGTCGTAGCTGAAATGTTTATGCAACTCTTTGGAGAGGGATTTAAATAGCCCTTCCCGACTCTTGCGGGCAGCAATGGAGTTGTTGATTTCAAGGATCAGCTTATAGCGGGTCTCTGCATTCCATTTCATACTGGCTTCCTTTGTAGTTAGGCTGCTCGAGTTTGATGGTTCCGGCGCTATTGTTTTGTGAAAAGCCGACAGATAATCCGCCCTTGGTGAGATACCTATCTCAAGGACCAACCTCCTCCACCGACAAGCATTGCGCATTTGCAGCCAGATTTCCGGCTGCACAGCTTCAACGGCCACTATGCAGCTCCCCCTCACCGGATTGAGTCATTGAGGAGATCAAGAACATTAGCAAACACTTTAACAGCTGTGCTGATATACCCCAAATCGCCCTCTGCTCAATCACGCCTGACGCAGCTAGGACCGAAGATGTTTCCGGTTGTATGTTTCACCTGAATTTTCAAAGCATGAAGCCAAATCATGCACCTTAATGTTTAAGATCTTTACTCGATTGTGACCAATTTTCAAGTCCAATATTCACCTCGAAGACCAATATTAAACTCGGTTTCATACTCTTCAACCTACCGCGATATTCTTTTTACCGTGTAATAACAGGTCACTCACGGCATTCTCCAATGTGGCATAGGATTTGTAATGTATATTTGAATATTTACCCAAGGATACGAATGGACATTGAACTCAAATACGGCACCGGGAAAATTGAATTACACGTACCAGAGATGGTAGAAGTGACGATTCTGGAACCACAGGCAAGAACTCCTGTAGCCTCAGTTCAGGAGGCGTTGCAGAATGCTCTGGCCGCAATTCAACCGTGCCATCCCTCTTTTATGCAACACCGCAATAAAGAGTTCAGTGCCGCAATTGCAATCCCTGACGAGACCCGGGCATTACCAACGTCGGAAATACTTGCCGGCCTGTATGACTGGCTTCTCAGCTCTATTCCTTATTTACAGCCTGGGCGGATTACCATCGTTATAGGCGGTGGCCTGCAGTCGCAAGACGCGCAGACCGATATAAGCAAACTCGTTCCGGCTCATATCATCAGCAATTGTAAAATCATTCGCCATAATGCAAGCAAGAGCCAGGTCGCCGACTATGGGCGCACCTCAAACGGCACTCCTGTCTATCTCAACCAGGCGTTTGCATCCGGAGATTATAAAATCGTTGTGGGTCAAATAGAACCACATCAGATTGCCGGCTTTACCGATAGTATGTCAGGCATGGTCATCGGATGCAGCAATGCGGCCACCATTGAGCATAATCACAGCCTGATGTTCGACGATAACGCCCGGGTTGGTCTCCTACACGGCAATCCTGTGCGTGAAGATCTGGATGAAGCGGGACGCTTGATCGATGTTGATTTCGCAGTCGATGTTGTTCTGGCCCCCAACAAAGAAGTCGTTGAAATATTGGCGGGACCACCAGCAGACAATCTGGCCAAAGGGGCGAAAATCGCGGCGGATCTATATGGCGTCACTCTTGATGAGAAATTCGATATTGTTGTTGCAGGTTGCGGCGGGTACCCGAATGACATCAGTCTTTACACTGCACAAAAGGGCTTGCATCTCGCCTCCCAGGCAGTCAAGCCCGGTGGACATATCTTTCTGGTAACAGCGTTACCCCAAGGAGACGGCAAGGATATCTATTTTGATTACGTCTCTCAGTTCACAACTCCCGAAGAGGTATTGGCCGATTTCCGCAAGCAGGAATTCAATATGGAAGCGCCCAAGGCCTATCTCTTTGGAAGGACCTTTTGCGAATTTGATGTGGCAGTTTACTCAAATCTCGACAAGGGAATCCTGAAAAAATGCCACCTGCGGGCCGCCAATCCATCGCAGGTTATCGCAGAGTGGCTTGAAAGCTATACGGACACCAAAAAAATTGGCGTAATCACCGACGCCGGGACAACCTATTTTCGCACCTAAAAGCTAGGTCCCGATGGGTTATTGGTAGATGATTGGCGTTGAAATGTAAACGTTTACATTGAGGTCGACCGAGGTCGTGTAACCGGCATTAAGAGCGTGACGTTGTACCCCTTGCGCTCATACTCGGCTCGTAAGTTATAAATTTCTGGGGCGTATTTCTAAAATGAATATGTGGAAAAATGACAAGCGAAAAAGACAAAGCTGAACAATCCAACGTTGGGAAAGTAGGTGTCATTCTATTTGCTATCTCTTTCGGCTTGTACGTACTGAACGTGCTGGTCGGAAAAGCATCAGTTGTTTACGGATGGGAGATTTTCCACCTGGGCAATGTGGGTGAATTCCTGCTGCTGTTCACGGCATCCATAGCATTTATCGTTGCCGCGTTACATTCTGAAGCGGTTTTGAAAAACCGAAAACTAAAAGGGTAGGAGGATATTATGAGTGAGAAAAAGCTAACCGATGGTCCAAAGTCAGTAGAACGCCGCCGTTTCATGGAAATTACTGCTAAAGCTGGTTTTACCGCCGCAGTTGTTGCCATGGGAGCAGGTGTACTCGGTTCCAAAGAGGCCTCTGCTCAGGTTGTCAATGAGGAGAAAGAGCGCCAGAAGACGGCAAAGTACACCATGAATGTGGCCACAGCCTATAGACTCGGCGCGTCACGGACATACCCGATTATGCAGCTCGACTTCAAGGAAAACATCCAGAATGCCACCAACGGTCAGGTCTACGTGAAACTGGCTCCGGGCGGGCAGCTGGGTGCAGGCAGCGCGCTGGTCCAGAAGGTTCAGGCGGGCACCATCCAGGCCGCGCAACACTCCATTGCCAACTTCGCTCCTTTTGCCCCGGCAGCGGACGTTATCAACATCCCTTACTGGTGTGGCGAGAACCAGAAGTTTATAAATCTCGTTACCTCTGATGCCTGGAAACAGGAATTGGATCCTAAAATTGAAGCAAAGGGGTTCAAGGCACTCTGGTATGTATGTATCGATCCACGCACCGTTGCCGTTCGCCAGGGCATCGACGGCCCGATCAGAACCCCGGACCAGCTGCGCGGTATCAAATTTCGGGTACCAGGTTCCAAAATCCTGCAGCAGTTCTATCAACTTATTGGCGCCAACCCCACCCCGGTCGCCTGGGGAGAAACCTCGTCTGCCATCAAGCAGGGTGTAGCAGATGCCCTCGACCCATCTGTTGAGGCATTGCTGGTATTCGGTTTTAAGGAAATCCTTTCAAGCGTTACCTTCAACGCTGCAGTACCTGATTCCCAGGTCTTTTCCTGTAACCTGAAATGGCTGAGGAGCCTGCCAATCGATGTTCAGGAAGGTATCGAATTCGCCTCAGAGATTACCAGCAGGCAGAACCTGGCCAAGGTGCCCGCGGCACGTAACTATGCCATGGCCGAGATGGCCAAAGCCGGTGTCGACTTCTATGTACCCACCGAGGATGAGATTGAGCAATGGGTTGCCAAGGCTGGTGCCCAGTTGCCTGCCTGGGATGCAATCAAGAAGGAACTGGTCGGCTCACTGGCCAATTTCGATAAATTGCAGGAAGCAGCGAATTCCTATAACAACTTCTACGTTCACGACATTTAAAAACACGTAACATCTCGGAGTGACAGGTAGAAGCATTCTACCTGTCACTTCACCGATTAGCGAATTGAGGCTGGTGTATGCAATTTAATAAAATTATTAGAGAAATTGACAAGAATGGTGAGCGTTACCTACTTTTGCCTTTCTACACTTTAATTGTGCTCACGATTTCCATAGAAGTGCTCAGGCGTTCTCTACTCTCCTATTCATCAATATGGGCGGAAGAAGTTGCCAGATACGCCTTTATCTATGTGGCCTGGATTGGTGCCTCGTCTGCGATTAAGGAACGGGCTCACATCCGCATTGATGTGCTCCTTCCCCTGTT of the Desulfosediminicola ganghwensis genome contains:
- a CDS encoding vWA domain-containing protein gives rise to the protein MFIQFFYTLREVGIPVSPTAFLLFHRAMHSGLVNSVEDFYTAARTILVKSEKYFDLYDRVFAYTFSGVELKTPEEDEFELLASGLLQEWLQNPKELAQSLGLDEKKLSSMSQDELLEYFKERLRDQEGRHDGGSKWIGTGGTSPVGHSGYHPGGLRVGGTSGNKSAVKVAGERRYRDYATDGPLTRHTIGEALKRLRHLVPQGAKDRLNVEETIYRTVKNGGEIEMIFDRRVVDRLKIILAIDNGGWSMEPHVEIVQTLFSYARAQFKELKTYYFHNTIYDCLWKDPARRKEPVSIDSMVSLDPDTRLIVVGDASMAPYELMSQDGSIYAFERSGKPSVEGLKYMTELFNHAIWFNPIPESHWPYTHTIKVIKNIFPMYELSLEGLEQGVKELMQP
- a CDS encoding AAA family ATPase, with translation MNVNRFSGAANYVLDEELAKIVNISMALEMPLLLKGEPGTGKTMLAHAIAASLEMELIILNVKSSMKLIEALYQYDTLTRLNDSRFGDSSRNVSNISDYIKMGKIGQAFTVDSRCVLLIDEVDKAETEFQDDMLDVLDQMQFDIMETDEVVQARHRPVVIITSNAKKDLSDPFLGRCNFHHIAFPEPKMMRKILRAHFPDLNRKLADNAIQTFYDLREIDGVEKKPATRELINWIRALQADPDFAQGDRLTKEIPYLGVLFKKSGDYERSANMVMKKRFFR
- a CDS encoding outer membrane protein assembly factor BamE, whose protein sequence is MKIYPLIGFDDIQFGYTRTQVQDILGDPSFSEIIEFPDGGSTDSWIYEDSGIELNFDSEEKFRLTRITFSSENAQFEGVCVIGKSEKELLQKFPQLFLDESADEFGKSYEYPEKEASFWFVDGKVANFTLFVPFDDSGKNIIWPK
- a CDS encoding LacI family DNA-binding transcriptional regulator — its product is MDVTIVDISRLAGVSLATVSRVINTPEKVSPGTRQKVLKIMEEHNYIYNSLAGGLANKNTRTLGIIIPTITNPVFALATNGFQKAAVSKGYSVLLGSTEYSAAQEYHLIQLFIGKQVDGIVFTGRPMHSQSIEYLRQRNIPLIITWEKITDEEISYVTFDNALAARKAVDHLIALGHRRIAFISGKFEASGRSERRWKGYKESLQQAHIAYDDDLVVLTEFTVMAGKTAATQLLQLDMPPTAIFCTTDLLAYGAMASVQDKGKKVGPEVSIIGFDDLEMSGVMNPPLSSIRIPALQMGEIAAKTLIDNISDKTKSAVKHILDSKLIVRKSVAPPCG
- a CDS encoding sigma 54-interacting transcriptional regulator, with the protein product MKWNAETRYKLILEINNSIAARKSREGLFKSLSKELHKHFSYDRLSINVYDHDKKAIEYFASAVGVQPGGHVNDRARSLDQSAIARIVISSGQPAIFDDLTQYSDISSIRYLVEAGLRTTLAYPLIVREKILGTLHFSYMEKPPAFTELTELLDALSRQIAIAVDNMLAYTALRQTNQHLQKEKEYLLTHSHDYQVDGFYYGSQRMKEVVETIEQVANTDETILLTGETGTGKDFLARLIHEKSHRKNHLLVKTNCPGLTTSLFESELFGHVKGSFTGADKQRLGRFELADKGTIFLDEIGELPLGLQAKLLQVLQEKRFERVGESSSTPVDARIVAATNKDLFQCVQDGEFRQDLFYRLDTLTIKVPALRERAEDIPILLKSITASEAERMHKAPPVFTDEVFALLSGYSWPGNIRELKNMVKRLIILQPGKRVSAHDIERMFLMSTSAPARSTQLVTRDQAEKENIIRVLKVTKGMVGGKKGAANLLDMPRSTLVYRLKKLGINPEYYRYAVVD
- the larA gene encoding nickel-dependent lactate racemase, with amino-acid sequence MDIELKYGTGKIELHVPEMVEVTILEPQARTPVASVQEALQNALAAIQPCHPSFMQHRNKEFSAAIAIPDETRALPTSEILAGLYDWLLSSIPYLQPGRITIVIGGGLQSQDAQTDISKLVPAHIISNCKIIRHNASKSQVADYGRTSNGTPVYLNQAFASGDYKIVVGQIEPHQIAGFTDSMSGMVIGCSNAATIEHNHSLMFDDNARVGLLHGNPVREDLDEAGRLIDVDFAVDVVLAPNKEVVEILAGPPADNLAKGAKIAADLYGVTLDEKFDIVVAGCGGYPNDISLYTAQKGLHLASQAVKPGGHIFLVTALPQGDGKDIYFDYVSQFTTPEEVLADFRKQEFNMEAPKAYLFGRTFCEFDVAVYSNLDKGILKKCHLRAANPSQVIAEWLESYTDTKKIGVITDAGTTYFRT
- a CDS encoding TRAP transporter substrate-binding protein translates to MSEKKLTDGPKSVERRRFMEITAKAGFTAAVVAMGAGVLGSKEASAQVVNEEKERQKTAKYTMNVATAYRLGASRTYPIMQLDFKENIQNATNGQVYVKLAPGGQLGAGSALVQKVQAGTIQAAQHSIANFAPFAPAADVINIPYWCGENQKFINLVTSDAWKQELDPKIEAKGFKALWYVCIDPRTVAVRQGIDGPIRTPDQLRGIKFRVPGSKILQQFYQLIGANPTPVAWGETSSAIKQGVADALDPSVEALLVFGFKEILSSVTFNAAVPDSQVFSCNLKWLRSLPIDVQEGIEFASEITSRQNLAKVPAARNYAMAEMAKAGVDFYVPTEDEIEQWVAKAGAQLPAWDAIKKELVGSLANFDKLQEAANSYNNFYVHDI